In the Periophthalmus magnuspinnatus isolate fPerMag1 chromosome 4, fPerMag1.2.pri, whole genome shotgun sequence genome, one interval contains:
- the ncbp2 gene encoding nuclear cap-binding protein subunit 2, with translation MSAKLNALNSDSYVDISQYRDQHFKGNRYEQEKLLKQSNTLYVGNLSFYTTEEQVYELFAKCGDVKRIIIGLDKIKKTACGFCFVEYYTRTDAEHAMRFVNGTRLDDRIIRTDWDAGFKEGRQYGRGKSGGQVRDEYRQDYDPARGGYGKLAQQQRPTEARNTF, from the exons ATGTCCGCGAAACTAAACGCCCTAAACAGCGACTCTTACGTCGACATTAGTCAGTACAGAGATCAGCATTTTAAG GGCAATCGTTATGAACAAGAGAAACTATTAAAACAGAGCAACACGTTATATGTTGGAAACCTGTCGTTCTACACCACAGAGGAGCAG GTCTACGAGCTGTTTGCCAAATGTGGAGACGTCAAGCGAATCATCATTGGCCTGGACAAGATCAAAAAGACAGCCTGTGGGTTCTGCTTTGTGGA ATATTACACTCGCACAGACGCGGAGCACGCCATGAGGTTTGTGAACGGCACACGCCTGGATGACCGCATCATCCGCACAGACTGGGACGCAGGGTTTAAGGAGGGCCGGCAATACGGTCGTGGCAAgtctggaggacag GTGAGAGATGAGTATCGTCAGGACTACGACCCGGCCAGGGGAGGCTACGGCAAACTGGCCCAACAACAGAGACCCACAGAGGCACGCAACACCTTCTAA